One genomic window of Fusarium keratoplasticum isolate Fu6.1 chromosome 3, whole genome shotgun sequence includes the following:
- a CDS encoding NAD(P)-binding protein — MPPKVAFITGANGITGSALIRHLAEKTGPDEWSEIIATSLSPLQCTVKDDRITFIPLDFTKDANSLIPEMRPVCAKVTHAYFSSYVHEDDFQNLNKANKALFENFLDSLLEVAPNLESCVLQTGGKHYNVHLGPVPSPAREEEPRRETSIGNFYFHQEDHLIQRQKGQKWLWNVIRPEAIIGYTVKPNGMNEALTIALYMMVCRELGVEAKMPTNQIYYEGYDDISDFRLIADLTIWASTHPHAGNQAFNVTNGDYFSWKHMWPRLAAYFGARASSDQAFSKPRPEYGQSQLDTSFEEWSKDKQEVWERICDKAGCPAAKPTWKAGTWGFQDWVFQRGWNATLSINKARAFGWNGHIDSYQSFVDAFERFAELGQLPKLT; from the coding sequence ATGCCACCCAAAGTTGCATTCATCACCGGTGCCAACGGCATCACTGGGTCCGCCCTCATCCGGCATTTGGCAGAAAAGACCGGCCCCGACGAATGGTCCGAGATCATTGCGACATCCCTGTCACCTCTCCAATGCACCGTCAAGGATGATCGCATCACCTTTATTCCTCTGGATTTCACCAAGGATGCCAATTCCTTGATCCCAGAGATGAGGCCAGTCTGCGCAAAAGTCACCCACGCATATTTCTCCTCCTACGTTCACGAGGACGACTTCCAAAACCTTAACAAGGCCAATAAAGCCCTGTTTGAAAACTTTCTTGATTCCCTCCTCGAGGTGGCCCCTAACCTCGAGAGCTGCGTTCTGCAGACCGGGGGGAAGCACTACAACGTCCATCTCGGTCCTGTTCCTTCTCCTGcccgggaggaggagccccGGCGGGAGACTTCTATCGGAAACTTCTACTTCCATCAGGAGGATCACCTCATCCAGAGGCAAAAGGGCCAGAAGTGGCTTTGGAACGTTATCAGGCCGGAGGCCATCATCGGTTACACCGTCAAGCCCAACGGCATGAATGAAGCCCTTACCATAGCCCTGTACATGATGGTTTGCAGGGAGCTCGGCGTCGAGGCAAAGATGCCCACCAACCAAATATACTATGAGGGATACGACGACATCTCGGACTTCCGCCTGATTGCCGATCTCACCATCTGGGCGTCGACGCATCCCCACGCGGGGAACCAGGCCTTCAACGTCACCAACGGCGACTACTTCTCGTGGAAGCACATGTGGCCCCGCCTGGCCGCCTACTTCGGAGCCAGGGCCAGCAGCGATCAAGCATTCTCAAAGCCGCGGCCCGAGTACGGCCAAAGTCAACTCGACACCAGCTTTGAAGAATGGTCAAAGGACAAGCAGGAAGTCTGGGAGCGCATCTGCGACAAGGCTGGATGCCCGGCGGCGAAACCTACCTGGAAGGCCGGGACGTGGGGGTTCCAGGACTGGGTGTTTCAGCGAGGTTGGAATGCGACACTTagcatcaacaaggccagggcTTTTGGGTGGAATGGTCACATTGATTCCTATCAGTCTTTTGTTGACGCCTTCGAGAGGTTTGCTGAGCTTGGTCAGCTACCCAAGTTGACTTGA
- a CDS encoding Beta-glucosidase, with amino-acid sequence MESTVDIEAILTSLTLEEKVTLLSGRALFESAPIPDKGVPFIKFTDGPNGTRGPAADGNTAAACFPAACSIAATFDLGIARRVGHALGQEAVGKGARCLLAPTVCIHRHPLGGRNFESFSEDPFLSGKLASQTIQGVQNHGIAATIKHFVANEQETERFTVNEAITERALREIYLRPFEIAIKEASPWAVMTAYNCINGVHCDANKWLLEDVLRGQWKWKGLVMSDWGGTNTVAEGLKAGLGLEMPGPPQVRKLDAVMEALKQGELTKSHIDDRSRTVLQFLARVGAFNDTEVTASNVIPVAVDRPEHRALIRDAGARGIVLLKNSNHVLPINKENTKGKKIALIGYAKVGLAHGGGSAAVNAHYKITPWDALHTALGEHVEFAFAMGAHRERLLAPITKDAGYGEIIGLDGQPGFTRQLSEFRGPLVSTIHGFPASVYSPLGSQESLWKDLDLIGYFTPKETGTHYLACSGVGPTQVFIDDRLVLDQPMNYSDPMGAFFGVANESEIRVHLEANKKYRLCIHSSPPVDVGLEILEGRTGVRMGFSLESEHDADLVTEAAQVAAEADIAIVFTGHDPQWESEGRDQEGFHLPRNQDAMVAAVAAANHRTIVVNSTGVPVAMPWVDKVAAVLQAWFPGQECGNAIADVLTGAVNPEGRLPVSFPRKIQDAPAHGNFPGTYVNGRLEVDYAEGVFVGYRHYDRVGHDKLNFAFGHGLSYTDFAYGNLKVSQEADNAFAVAVDVSNSGSLEGATVAQIYVGKKNRNADQHPVKALVAFQKVFLKPGEEQTLQLSVAMRDLAYYDEALGRWVVQAGEYDFLLASSASDILEVVPVTVEGSSYSP; translated from the exons ATGGAATCCACTGTCGATATCGAAGCCATTCTCACATCTTTGACGCTGGAGGAAAAG GTCACGCTTCTTTCTGGGAGGGCGCTCTTTGAATCTGCGCCAATTCCTGACAAGGGTGTGCCTTTCATCAAG TTCACAGATGGCCCTAATGGTACACGAGGTCCCGCCGCGGACGGCAACACAGCCGCCGCATGCTTCCCTGCAGCGTGCAGCATCGCCGCGACCTTCGATCTGGGTATAGCCAGAAGAGTCGGTCACGCGCTCGGCCAGGAAGCTGTGGGCAAGGGGGCTCGATGTCTGCTCGCCCCCACGGTCTgcatccatcgtcatcccctGGGAGGACGCAACTTTGAGAGTTTTAGCGAGGATCCATTTCTGTCTGGGAAGCTCGCCTCGCAGACGATACAGGGAGTGCAAAACCATGGAATCGCGGCTACGATAAAACACTTTGTCGCCAACGAGCAGGAGACAGAGCGCTTTACCGTCAACGAAGCTATTACGGAGCGAGCCCTACGAGAGATCTACCTGCGGCCATTCGAGATTGCAATTAAGGAGGCCTCTCCTTGGGCCGTCATGACGGCTTATAATTGCATCAACGGTGTACATTGCGACGCAAACAAGTGGTTGCTGGAAGACGTGCTGCGAGGCCAATGGAAGTGGAAGGGCCTCGTCATGAGCGACTGGGGCGGCACCAATACCGTCGCCGAAGGGCTCAAGgctggcctcggccttgaaaTGCCAGGACCGCCGCAGGTGCGGAAGCTTGACGCCGTGATGGAGGCGCTGAAGCAGGGCGAGTTAACAAAGAGCCATATCGACGATCGATCAAGGACAGTCCTTCAGTTCCTTGCACGAGTCGGTGCTTTCAACGACACCGAAGTGACAGCATCCAACGTCATCCCAGTTGCAGTTGATAGGCCCGAGCATAGGGCTTTGATCCGGGATGCTGGAGCACGCGGCATTGTGCTTCTCAAGAATAGCAACCATGTCTTGCCGATCAACAAGGAGAACACCAAGGGCAAAAAGATTGCCTTGATTGGGTACGCTAAAGTCGGCCTCGCtcacggcggcggcagcgcAGCTGTCAACGCCCATTATAAAATCACGCCCTGGGATGCCCTCCATACAGCCCTCGGGGAACATGTCGAATTCGCGTTTGCAATGGGGGCCCATAGGGAGCGCCTCTTGGctcccatcaccaaagacGCTGGCTACGGAGAGATCATTGGTCTTGACGGTCAACCTGGCTTTACTCGTCAGCTATCCGAGTTTCGTGggcccttggtctcgaccATCCACGGGTTCCCAGCATCTGTCTACTCTCCGCTCGGCTCTCAGGAGTCGCTATGGAAAGATCTGGACCTCATCGGGTACTTTACTCCTAAAGAGACAGGCACGCACTACCTCGCCTGCTCAGGCGTTGGCCCGACCCAGGTGTTCATTGATGACCGTCTCGTCCTTGATCAACCCATGAACTATTCTGACCCAATGGGGGCCTTCTTTGGCGTTGCCAACGAATCGGAAATCAGGGTTCACCTCGAGGCTAACAAAAAGTATCGCCTGTGCATCCATAGCAGCCCGCCAGTCGATGTCggcctcgagatcctcgagggcCGGACGGGAGTGAGAATGGGCTTTTCCCTCGAGTCGGAACACGACGCCGACTTGGTGACGGAAGCAGCTCAGGTAGCAGCCGAGGCTGACATTGCTATTGTCTTCACTGGCCACGACCCTCAGTGGGAGTCTGAGGGCCGAGATCAAGAGGGCTTCCATCTTCCGCGGAACCAGGATGCCATGGTGGCAGCCGTTGCAGCAGCGAATCACAGAACCATTGTCGTCAACTCAACTGGGGTCCCGGTTGCGATGCCCTGGGTTGACAAGGTCGCAGCTGTGCTGCAGGCGTGGTTCCCTGGACAAGAGTGTGGCAATGCCATCGCCGATGTTCTCACTGGAGCTGTGAACCCAGAAGGACGTCTTCCGGTTAGCTTTCCGAGAAAGATTCAAGATGCACCGGCCCATGGCAACTTTCCTGGTACCTATGTAAATGGCCGCCTGGAGGTCGACTACGCCGAGGGCGTGTTTGTGGGATATCGGCACTATGACCGTGTTGGTCATGACAAGTTGAACTTTGCCTTTGGTCATGGTCTTTCGTATACTGACTTTGCCTATGGGAACCTCAAAGTgtctcaagaagcagataACGCCTTCGCGGTCGCGGTTGATGTCTCAAATTCTGGGTCTCTGGAGGGGGCGACGGTTGCGCAAATCTACGTTGGAAAGAAGAATAGGAATGCCGACCAACACCCTGTCAAGGCTCTTGTGGCCTTCCAGAAGGTTTTTCTGAAGCCTGGCGAGGAGCAAACTCTGCAGCTCTCCGTTGCTATGCGGGACTTGGCTTACTATGACGAGGCGCTGGGGCGGTGGGTGGTACAGGCAGGAGAATACGACTTTTTGCTGGCATCGTCGGCTTCAGATATCCTGGAGGTTGTTCCCGTCACTGTCGAGGGCTCTAGTTACTCGCCATAG